In Pseudomonas sp. R76, one genomic interval encodes:
- the antA gene encoding anthranilate 1,2-dioxygenase large subunit, translated as MSGAKSVEQWKTFIESCLDFRPADEVFRIARDMFTETELFDLEMELIFEKNWIYACHESELANNHDFVTMRAGRQPMIITRDGEGQLNALINACQHRGTTLTRVGKGNQSTFTCPFHAWCYKSDGRLVKVKAPGEYPEGFDKATRGLKKARIESYKGFVFISLDVNGTDSLEDFLGDAKVFFDMMVAQSATGELEVLPGKSAYTYDGNWKLQNENGLDGYHVSTVHYNYVATVQHRQQVNTENGSGAGTTLDYSKLGAGDANTDDGWFAFNNGHSVLFSDMPNPTVRSGYATIMPRLVEEHGQQKAEWMMHRLRNLNIYPSLFFLDQISSQLRIIRPVAWNKTEIISQCLGVKNESDADRENRIRQFEDFFNVSGMGTPDDLVEFREAQRGFQGRLERWSDISRGSHRWETGPTPNSEAIGIQPAMTGTEFTHEGLYVNQHRNWQQFLLKGLDQQALKLREVK; from the coding sequence ATGAGTGGTGCAAAAAGCGTCGAGCAGTGGAAAACATTCATCGAAAGCTGCCTGGACTTTCGCCCGGCCGATGAAGTGTTCCGCATCGCCCGCGACATGTTCACCGAGACGGAACTGTTCGACCTGGAGATGGAACTGATCTTCGAAAAGAATTGGATCTACGCCTGCCACGAAAGCGAGCTGGCGAATAACCACGACTTCGTGACGATGCGCGCCGGGCGCCAGCCGATGATCATCACCCGCGATGGCGAGGGCCAGCTGAATGCGCTGATCAACGCCTGCCAGCATCGCGGCACCACGCTCACGCGCGTCGGCAAGGGCAACCAATCGACCTTTACGTGCCCGTTCCATGCCTGGTGCTACAAGAGCGATGGCCGGCTGGTGAAGGTCAAGGCGCCGGGCGAGTACCCGGAAGGCTTCGACAAAGCCACACGCGGACTGAAAAAGGCGCGCATCGAAAGCTATAAGGGTTTTGTATTTATCAGCCTGGACGTAAACGGCACCGACAGCCTGGAAGACTTCCTCGGCGACGCCAAAGTGTTCTTCGACATGATGGTCGCGCAGTCCGCCACGGGTGAGCTGGAAGTGCTGCCGGGTAAATCGGCCTACACCTACGACGGCAACTGGAAGCTGCAAAACGAAAACGGCCTGGACGGTTATCACGTCAGCACCGTGCACTACAACTACGTGGCCACGGTGCAGCATCGCCAGCAGGTGAACACCGAAAACGGCAGCGGCGCAGGCACCACGCTGGACTACAGCAAGCTCGGCGCGGGCGACGCGAATACCGATGACGGCTGGTTCGCCTTCAACAATGGCCACAGCGTGTTGTTCAGCGACATGCCCAACCCGACGGTGCGCTCGGGCTACGCCACCATCATGCCGCGCCTGGTGGAAGAACATGGCCAGCAAAAGGCCGAGTGGATGATGCACCGCCTGCGCAACCTGAACATCTACCCGAGCCTGTTCTTCCTCGACCAGATCAGCTCGCAGCTGCGGATTATTCGCCCGGTGGCGTGGAACAAGACCGAGATCATCAGCCAGTGCCTGGGCGTGAAGAACGAGTCGGATGCCGACCGTGAAAACCGCATCCGCCAGTTTGAGGACTTCTTTAACGTGTCCGGCATGGGCACACCGGATGACCTGGTGGAGTTTCGCGAAGCCCAGCGCGGTTTCCAGGGCAGGCTGGAACGCTGGAGCGATATCTCGCGCGGCAGCCACCGCTGGGAGACCGGGCCCACGCCGAACAGCGAAGCCATCGGCATCCAACCGGCGATGACCGGCACCGAATTCACCCATGAAGGCCTGTACGTCAACCAGCACCGCAACTGGCAGCAGTTCCTCCTCAAGGGCCTGGACCAACAAGCGCTGAAACTGCGGGA
- a CDS encoding LysR family transcriptional regulator: MELRHLRYFQVLGETLNFTRAAERLHIAQPPLSRQIHQLEDELGVILLERGRPLRLTEAGRFFYEHANVLLEQLGKVCDNTRRIGQGEKTWLGIGFAPSTLYGVLPELIRRLRNHEMLELELGLSEMTTLQQVEALKAGRIDVGFGRIRIDDPAIVQRVLVEDRLVAVLPAGHPLLEAPATLAQLAAEPFVLYPGNPRPSYADHVIALFDAHGLSLKVAQWTNELQTAIGLVGAGMGVTLVPASVQVLHRADIGYTPIVESTATSPIILSRRVNDQSPGLSHCLQLVEELI, encoded by the coding sequence ATGGAACTGCGTCATCTGCGCTATTTCCAGGTGCTGGGTGAAACGCTGAACTTCACCCGCGCCGCCGAACGCCTGCACATCGCCCAGCCGCCGTTGAGCCGGCAGATCCATCAATTGGAAGATGAATTGGGCGTGATTCTGCTGGAGCGCGGCCGACCGCTGCGGCTGACCGAGGCCGGGCGGTTTTTCTATGAGCACGCCAATGTGCTGCTCGAGCAACTGGGCAAGGTCTGCGACAACACGCGGCGCATCGGCCAGGGCGAAAAGACCTGGCTGGGCATCGGTTTTGCGCCGTCGACCTTGTACGGCGTGTTGCCGGAATTGATTCGGCGGCTGCGCAACCATGAGATGCTGGAGCTGGAGTTGGGCTTGTCGGAGATGACCACCTTGCAGCAGGTCGAAGCGCTCAAGGCCGGGCGGATTGACGTGGGTTTCGGGCGGATTCGCATCGACGACCCGGCCATCGTCCAGCGCGTGCTGGTGGAGGATCGGCTGGTGGCCGTGCTGCCCGCCGGGCACCCGCTGCTGGAAGCGCCCGCCACCCTCGCCCAGCTGGCCGCCGAGCCGTTTGTGCTGTACCCCGGCAACCCGCGCCCCAGTTATGCCGACCATGTGATCGCGCTGTTCGACGCCCACGGCTTGAGCCTCAAGGTGGCGCAGTGGACTAACGAATTGCAGACCGCCATCGGCCTGGTCGGCGCGGGCATGGGCGTGACGCTGGTGCCGGCCTCGGTGCAGGTGCTGCACAGGGCGGATATTGGTTACACGCCGATTGTGGAAAGCACTGCGACCTCGCCGATTATTCTGAGCCGGAGGGTGAATGATCAGTCGCCGGGGCTGAGTCATTGTTTACAACTGGTAGAAGAACTGATCTGA
- a CDS encoding muconate cycloisomerase family protein produces the protein MPICAIESIETIIVDLPTIRPHKLAMHTMQNQTLVIIRLRCADGIEGIGEATTIGGLSYGNESPDSIKVNIDRHFAPLLIGQDASNINAAMLRLERSIRGNTFAKSGIESALLDALGKRLNLPVSELLGGRVRDALPVAWTLASGNTEQDIAEAEKMLDLRRHRIFKLKIGAGEVSRDLAHVIAIKQAVGERASVRVDVNQAWDEAVALRACKVLGDNGIDLIEQPISRNNRSGMARLNLSSPAPIMADESIECVEDAFNLAREGAASVFALKIAKNGGPRAVLRTAAIAEAAGIGLYGGTMLEGGIGTLASAHAFLTLNKLTWDTELFGPLLLTEDILTEPPVYRDFQLHVSTAPGLGLSIDEERLAFFRRDKH, from the coding sequence ATGCCGATTTGCGCCATCGAGTCGATTGAAACGATCATCGTCGACCTTCCCACCATTCGCCCGCACAAGCTGGCGATGCACACCATGCAAAACCAGACGTTGGTGATCATCCGCCTGCGTTGCGCCGACGGCATCGAAGGCATTGGCGAAGCCACCACCATCGGCGGGCTGAGCTACGGCAATGAAAGCCCCGACAGCATCAAGGTCAACATCGACCGGCACTTCGCGCCCCTGTTGATTGGCCAGGACGCGAGCAATATCAACGCGGCCATGTTGCGCCTGGAGCGCAGCATTCGGGGCAACACCTTTGCCAAGTCCGGCATCGAGAGCGCCTTGCTCGATGCATTGGGTAAACGCCTCAACCTGCCGGTCAGTGAATTGCTTGGCGGGCGCGTGCGCGATGCCTTGCCGGTGGCCTGGACATTGGCAAGCGGCAACACCGAACAGGACATCGCCGAGGCCGAGAAGATGCTCGACCTGCGCCGCCATCGTATCTTCAAATTGAAGATCGGCGCCGGTGAGGTCAGCCGCGACCTGGCCCACGTGATCGCGATCAAACAGGCGGTTGGCGAGCGCGCCAGTGTGCGCGTCGACGTCAACCAGGCCTGGGACGAAGCGGTGGCCCTGCGCGCGTGCAAGGTGCTCGGCGATAACGGCATCGACTTGATCGAACAACCCATCTCGCGCAACAACCGCAGCGGCATGGCGCGGCTGAATCTGTCGAGCCCGGCGCCGATCATGGCCGATGAGTCCATCGAATGCGTGGAAGACGCCTTCAACCTGGCCCGCGAAGGCGCAGCCTCGGTGTTCGCCCTCAAGATCGCCAAGAACGGCGGCCCGCGGGCGGTGTTGCGTACGGCTGCGATTGCCGAAGCGGCCGGTATCGGCTTGTACGGCGGCACCATGCTCGAAGGCGGCATCGGCACCCTGGCCTCGGCGCATGCCTTCCTGACCTTGAACAAGCTGACCTGGGACACCGAACTGTTCGGCCCGCTGCTGCTCACCGAAGACATCCTCACCGAGCCGCCGGTGTACCGCGATTTCCAGCTGCATGTCTCCACTGCACCAGGCCTGGGCCTGAGCATTGATGAAGAGCGTTTGGCGTTCTTCCGTCGTGACAAACACTAA
- a CDS encoding AraC family transcriptional regulator, with the protein MSSHTREIHIQRFDLEGACSWMSGICGPHRLATSTPERLRFHHSANVFKSRATTLGVIEYGTDVTIGIEDAEHFSSYSLSLPLVGEQELSKNGERLSSNRDQGVILSPNEHQVLAISGDCRKLQVVITRAAMSESLEALLQRPIEAPLRFESVMDAVDGASASWWRMARYFIAELERSSELYEQAAFTRDLQSSLIKGLILAQPNNYSEELRDVLGVKLPHYLIRARQYIHDNAREAVHLEDLETAAGVSRFKLFDAFRKYFALSPMAYLKKYRLGAVRQEILEHGSTRTISEIALGWGFTHLGRFSAEYRKLFDESPSQTLQRKRLRSL; encoded by the coding sequence ATGAGTAGCCATACACGCGAAATCCATATTCAACGCTTCGACCTCGAAGGCGCCTGCAGCTGGATGTCCGGAATTTGTGGGCCGCACCGCCTGGCGACCTCGACACCCGAGCGCCTGCGCTTTCACCACAGTGCCAACGTGTTCAAGTCCCGCGCCACCACCCTGGGCGTGATCGAATACGGCACCGACGTGACTATCGGCATCGAAGACGCCGAGCACTTCAGCAGCTACAGCCTGAGCCTGCCGTTGGTGGGCGAGCAGGAGTTGAGCAAGAACGGCGAGCGCTTGAGTTCCAACCGCGACCAAGGCGTGATCCTGTCGCCCAACGAGCACCAAGTGCTGGCGATATCCGGTGACTGCCGCAAGTTGCAGGTGGTGATCACGCGGGCGGCGATGAGTGAATCGCTGGAGGCGTTGCTGCAACGGCCGATTGAGGCGCCGTTGCGTTTTGAATCGGTGATGGACGCGGTGGACGGCGCGTCGGCGTCCTGGTGGCGCATGGCGCGCTACTTTATCGCCGAGCTTGAGCGCAGCAGCGAGCTGTATGAGCAGGCGGCGTTTACCCGTGACCTGCAAAGCTCGCTGATCAAAGGGTTGATCCTCGCCCAGCCGAATAATTATTCAGAAGAACTGCGCGACGTGCTGGGCGTGAAGCTGCCGCATTATTTGATTCGTGCGCGGCAGTACATCCACGACAACGCCCGTGAAGCGGTGCATTTGGAGGATCTGGAAACGGCTGCGGGCGTGTCGCGGTTCAAGCTGTTTGATGCGTTTCGCAAGTACTTTGCGCTGTCGCCCATGGCGTATTTGAAGAAGTACCGGTTGGGGGCGGTGCGCCAGGAAATTCTGGAGCATGGATCTACTCGGACCATTTCCGAGATTGCCCTGGGTTGGGGCTTTACCCATTTGGGGCGGTTCTCGGCGGAGTACCGCAAGCTCTTTGATGAGTCCCCCAGCCAAACCCTGCAACGCAAGCGCCTGCGCAGCCTTTAA